In the Nitrospirota bacterium genome, one interval contains:
- the argS gene encoding arginine--tRNA ligase, giving the protein MERTLRELLEKAGKALVGEEPASVEIETPREERFGDLSTPFAMGLARQLKQPPRKIAEALVGAIERNDIFERIDIAGPGFVNFTFTRTFLGSEMRRLITENAAFLKEDVGKGKRIQIEFVSANPVGPMHLGHGRGAALGAALSNLLEESGFAVEKEFYINDAGRQVKLLGQSVFARYKQASGKESPLPEDGYRGEYIIDLAGELRERYGDAFAEKDFAEVSQLIIDFSYLRMLDAMKKDLEDFGVVFDTWQSERALYADNEVSAAIADLRERGYIYEEEGATWFRSTAFGDDKDRVIIKKDGEYTYFAPDIAYHRKKIRKGFDELIDIWGADHHGYIPRMQAVIQALGYPKESLRVLLVQLVSLLKGGQPVRMSKRAGEFITLREVIDDIGADTTKFLFLTRRSDSHLEIDIDVAKAQSAENPVYYVQYAHARITSIFEKAKETGPFSDRALAAFDEALYNDEELRIIKKLLLYPMMFKNAALVHEPHRITFYLQELAGMFHPYYHKHKVVSDDAGLTKARLALCRAIQIVLRHGLGTLGVSAPERM; this is encoded by the coding sequence ATGGAAAGGACGTTGAGAGAGCTGCTCGAGAAAGCGGGAAAAGCCCTTGTCGGCGAGGAGCCTGCATCGGTCGAGATCGAGACGCCCCGGGAGGAGCGGTTCGGCGACCTCTCGACCCCCTTTGCCATGGGGCTCGCCAGGCAGCTCAAGCAGCCGCCGCGGAAGATCGCCGAGGCGCTCGTCGGCGCCATCGAACGGAACGATATCTTCGAGAGGATCGATATCGCCGGTCCCGGGTTCGTCAATTTCACCTTTACCCGGACCTTCCTCGGCAGCGAAATGAGGCGTCTCATCACAGAGAATGCAGCGTTCCTGAAAGAGGATGTCGGGAAAGGGAAAAGAATACAGATCGAATTCGTGAGCGCCAACCCCGTCGGTCCGATGCATCTCGGCCACGGCAGGGGCGCTGCGCTCGGCGCCGCTCTCTCCAATCTCCTCGAGGAATCGGGCTTCGCCGTCGAAAAGGAGTTTTATATTAACGATGCAGGACGCCAGGTGAAGCTGCTCGGGCAGTCGGTATTTGCGAGGTATAAGCAGGCATCAGGAAAGGAATCCCCCCTTCCCGAGGACGGGTACAGGGGTGAGTACATCATCGACCTCGCCGGAGAGCTCAGGGAGCGCTACGGCGATGCGTTCGCGGAAAAGGATTTTGCTGAGGTCTCTCAACTGATCATCGATTTCTCATACCTGAGAATGCTCGATGCAATGAAAAAGGATCTCGAAGACTTCGGCGTCGTCTTCGATACCTGGCAGAGCGAGAGAGCGCTTTACGCCGATAACGAGGTCTCCGCAGCAATCGCCGACCTGAGGGAACGCGGGTACATTTACGAGGAAGAGGGCGCTACCTGGTTCAGATCGACCGCTTTCGGCGATGATAAGGACAGGGTCATCATAAAGAAAGACGGCGAGTATACCTATTTCGCTCCCGATATCGCCTATCACCGGAAAAAAATCCGGAAAGGGTTTGATGAGCTTATCGACATATGGGGCGCCGACCACCACGGCTACATCCCCCGGATGCAGGCGGTCATTCAGGCGCTCGGGTATCCGAAGGAGAGCCTCCGCGTGCTCCTCGTGCAACTGGTATCGCTCCTCAAAGGAGGCCAGCCGGTGCGCATGTCGAAGCGCGCCGGGGAGTTCATCACCCTTCGCGAGGTCATCGATGACATCGGCGCCGATACCACGAAGTTCCTCTTCCTTACGCGCCGTTCCGACAGTCATCTCGAGATAGACATCGACGTGGCCAAGGCGCAGTCCGCGGAGAACCCCGTTTATTATGTGCAGTATGCCCACGCACGCATAACCAGCATCTTCGAGAAGGCGAAGGAGACCGGCCCCTTCAGCGATCGGGCATTGGCCGCCTTTGACGAAGCGCTGTACAATGATGAGGAACTGCGCATCATTAAAAAGCTGCTGCTCTATCCCATGATGTTCAAGAACGCCGCCCTTGTCCACGAGCCGCATCGCATTACCTTCTATCTCCAGGAGCTGGCGGGCATGTTCCACCCCTATTACCACAAGCATAAGGTCGTATCCGACGATGCGGGGCTGACCAAGGCCCGGCTGGCGCTCTGCAGAGCCATTCAGATCGTGCTCCGCCACGGGCTGGGGACCCTCGGGGTCTCGGCGCCGGAGCGGATGTAG
- the nrfH gene encoding cytochrome c nitrite reductase small subunit, translating into MEEPGGARKTRSLMSAKLLIIVVIAGAAVLLFLLLGPPKLLAKSESPDFCAGCHVMEDQYEAWAHAGAHRRIKCVDCHLPNQNTTTHYVWKAIDGFKDVAVFYSGRVPDRITLTSHGSKVLQTNCVRCHESTVSMINQDRNCWECHRRIVHKRSGAMQTL; encoded by the coding sequence ATGGAAGAGCCAGGAGGAGCAAGAAAAACCAGGTCGCTTATGTCCGCAAAGCTCCTTATCATTGTTGTAATCGCGGGAGCTGCGGTGCTTCTCTTTCTCCTGCTCGGCCCGCCGAAGCTGCTCGCCAAGTCGGAATCCCCTGATTTCTGCGCAGGATGCCACGTGATGGAGGACCAGTACGAGGCGTGGGCGCATGCCGGTGCGCACAGGAGAATCAAGTGTGTCGACTGCCATCTGCCGAACCAGAACACGACTACCCATTACGTATGGAAGGCGATCGACGGCTTCAAGGATGTTGCGGTGTTCTATTCAGGGAGAGTTCCCGACAGGATTACGCTGACCTCCCATGGTTCGAAGGTACTGCAGACCAACTGCGTCCGGTGCCACGAGAGCACCGTATCGATGATCAACCAGGACCGGAACTGCTGGGAGTGCCACCGGAGGATTGTGCATAAGCGCAGCGGCGCCATGCAAACGCTTTAG
- a CDS encoding ammonia-forming cytochrome c nitrite reductase subunit c552, with protein sequence MRRKHYVLLIMAMTAAVAVLFLYGCNPPKSEQVRPVKIADGEIDPAVWGKAYPTEYELWKKTEEPTPAGKSKYKKGFDADNITYDKLAEFPYMALLFNGWGFGVEYNEPRGHAYMVKDQVEIDQSRTKAGGVCLTCKSPYAVGLEKEMGVNYYKTPYHEVLNKIPEKNRMLGVACIDCHDNKDMSLRNAREFTLGVALKDMGVDPAKLTRQEMRSVVCAQCHVTYNIPKDKDMKSIGAFFPWQGSTWGNITVENIIKKIRSDESYKEWKQNVTGFKMAYIRHPEFELYSNNSVHWKAGAACADCHMPYTKVGASKVSDHRITSPLKNDMKACMQCHTESPEWLKEQVVAIQDRTVSQMIRSGYATATVAKLFETAHKAQAEGKVIDQALYDKAKDYYEEAFYRTLYVGAENSVGFHNPTETLRILGDSTAYATKAEALLRQALTKAGVNVPIKVDLELKKYLDNRGTKKLKADPKLEIKDPTGLQQTF encoded by the coding sequence ATGAGAAGGAAACACTACGTACTGCTTATCATGGCGATGACCGCAGCGGTCGCCGTACTCTTCCTGTACGGCTGCAATCCGCCCAAGAGCGAGCAGGTAAGGCCGGTAAAGATCGCCGACGGCGAGATCGATCCCGCCGTGTGGGGCAAGGCGTACCCGACCGAGTACGAGCTCTGGAAGAAGACCGAAGAGCCTACCCCTGCGGGGAAGAGCAAGTACAAGAAGGGCTTCGATGCCGATAACATCACCTACGACAAGCTCGCCGAGTTCCCCTACATGGCCCTGCTGTTCAACGGCTGGGGCTTCGGTGTCGAGTACAACGAGCCCCGCGGCCATGCGTACATGGTGAAAGACCAGGTCGAGATCGACCAGTCGAGGACAAAGGCGGGCGGCGTCTGCCTGACCTGCAAGAGCCCTTATGCGGTCGGGCTCGAGAAGGAGATGGGAGTAAACTACTACAAGACCCCTTACCATGAAGTGCTGAACAAGATTCCCGAGAAGAACAGGATGCTCGGGGTCGCCTGCATCGACTGCCATGACAATAAGGACATGTCCCTGAGAAACGCGCGCGAATTCACACTCGGCGTGGCGCTCAAGGATATGGGCGTCGATCCTGCAAAACTGACGCGCCAGGAGATGAGGAGCGTCGTCTGCGCGCAATGTCATGTCACCTACAACATCCCGAAGGACAAGGACATGAAGTCCATAGGCGCGTTCTTCCCGTGGCAGGGCAGCACGTGGGGCAACATTACGGTCGAGAACATCATAAAGAAGATACGGAGCGACGAGTCCTACAAAGAGTGGAAGCAGAACGTGACCGGCTTCAAGATGGCCTATATCCGCCATCCCGAGTTCGAGCTCTACTCGAACAACAGCGTACACTGGAAGGCGGGGGCCGCGTGTGCGGATTGCCATATGCCGTACACGAAGGTCGGCGCCAGCAAAGTCTCCGATCATCGCATAACGAGTCCGCTGAAGAACGATATGAAAGCCTGTATGCAGTGCCACACGGAGAGCCCCGAGTGGCTCAAGGAGCAGGTCGTCGCGATCCAGGACAGGACCGTGTCGCAGATGATACGGTCAGGCTATGCCACGGCGACCGTGGCGAAGCTCTTCGAGACCGCGCACAAGGCGCAGGCCGAAGGCAAGGTGATCGACCAGGCGCTGTACGACAAGGCCAAAGACTACTATGAAGAGGCGTTCTACCGGACCTTGTATGTAGGGGCCGAGAACTCGGTCGGGTTCCATAATCCTACCGAGACGCTGAGGATCCTGGGAGATTCGACCGCGTATGCGACAAAGGCCGAGGCCCTCCTCAGGCAGGCGCTGACCAAGGCCGGGGTCAATGTCCCGATCAAGGTCGACCTCGAGCTGAAGAAGTACCTCGATAACAGGGGGACAAAGAAGCTCAAGGCCGATCCCAAGCTCGAGATCAAGGATCCGACGGGGCTTCAGCAGACATTCTAA